One window from the genome of Osmerus mordax isolate fOsmMor3 chromosome 19, fOsmMor3.pri, whole genome shotgun sequence encodes:
- the rnft1 gene encoding E3 ubiquitin-protein ligase RNFT1 yields the protein MKLRTQYDRSDSRRTLILRESPTVMQPNFNEPGAQAGNGLSLPLQPELPTRTLATGGSDTSGTGDVHIPISSGPAESSGGGASSRRSRASSHSHSHGHSRSHHHSHAEPDPADSDLEAGEPSTSFAELRYLFRWVQKSLPFLVILCAKLVIQHALGLAVGVGLFTTFLYVNKNLQTQVFLQDRRSKWQCMWLLLFLTSSTLLLYYTFLAETLYYCLIFLSPAVDLLGFWEVLWAVGVTNFTVKFLFMGFKCLILLLPSTLVTHRAQGRWLMLTEEVGQVYQAMVPLPLWFRYLVTYQEVDGTTGLTLGVLLALLYFILKLLGLYGSWGSFQKTVRIFLNGEHTGAAASRSQCSEAGDVCPICQGEYREPRSLVCQHIFCDECIALWFNREKTCPLCRTAITDKVHKWRDGATSPHLQIY from the exons ATGAAACTCCGGACTCAGTATGACAG GAGTGATTCCAGAAGAACACTGATATTGAGGGAGTCGCCAACTGTAATGCAGCCGAATTTTAATGAGCCGGGTGCCCAGGCAGGAAACGGCTTATCCCTGCCCCTTCAACCAGAGCTACCAACAAGGACACTGGCCACAGGGGGCTCGGACACATCGGGCACTGGCGATGTGCATATACCTATCTCCAGTGGCCCAGCAGAGTCCAGTGGAGGAGGGGCATCATCCAGGAGGTCAAGAGCCAGCTCCCATAGCCACTCGCATGGACACAGTCGTAGCCACCACCACTCCCATGCTGAGCCTGACCCCGCGGACTCGGACCTGGAGGCTGGCGAGCCCAGCACGTCCTTCGCTGAGCTGCGCTACCTCTTCCGCTGGGTCCAGAAGAGTCTTCCCTTCTTAGTCATCCTATGTGCTAAACTAGTCATCCAGCATGCCCTTG GTCTAGCAGTTGGAGTTGGCTTGTTTACAACTTTCCTGTATGTAAATAAAAACCTACAAACCCAAGTCTTTCTTCAG GACCGCCGTTCCAAGTGGCAGTGCATGTGGCTGCTCCTCTTCCTGACCTCCTCCACGCTCCTGCTCTACTACACCTTCCTCGCTGAGACACTTTACTATTG cctcatCTTCCTCAGCCCTGCTGTTGACCTCCTGGGCTTCTGGGAGGTCCTTTGGGCAGTGGGCGTCACCAACTTCACTGTCAAGTTCCTCTTCATGGGGTTCAAGTGCCTTATTCTGCTGCTGCCCTCCACACTGGTGACACATAGAGCCCAG GGGCGATGGTTGATGCTAACTGAGGAGGTGGGCCAAGTGTACCAGGCCAtggttcctctccccctctggttCCGCTACCTGGTCACTTACCAGGAGGTGGATGGTACCACTGGACTCACCCTGGGAGTCCTGCTGGCTTTGCTCTACTTCATTCTCAAG CTCTTAGGATTGTATGGATCGTGGGGTTCTTTCCAGAAAACTGTGAGGATATTTCTCAATGGCGAG CACACGGGGGCAGCGGCCAGCCGGAGCCAGTGCAGCGAGGCTGGAGACGTCTGTCCCATCTGCCAGGGAGAGTACAGGGAGCCCCGGAGCCTCGTCTGTCAG CATATTTTCTGTGACGAGTGCATCGCTCTGTGGTTCAACCGGGAGAAGACGTGTCCGCTGTGTAGAACAGCCATCACAGACAAGGTGCACAAGTGGAGAGACGGggccacctcaccccaccttcAGATCTACTGA